One window of Chryseobacterium indologenes genomic DNA carries:
- a CDS encoding acyltransferase, which translates to MKVGKNFNMPDKVYFGTEPYLIEIGDNVNIAGDVRFVNHGGTTTLLRRLPGYEDARILGRIKIGNNCTIGLNAVIMQDVQIGNNCILGANSVLSQSMPDNTVFIGNPAQFLCTIEDYGDIVLKNNPEYPRELEKDRKKLDAYIKENLPHKYKKARKIK; encoded by the coding sequence ATGAAGGTAGGAAAAAACTTCAATATGCCCGATAAAGTGTATTTTGGAACTGAACCTTATCTTATTGAGATTGGTGACAATGTGAATATTGCCGGAGACGTAAGATTTGTAAATCACGGCGGAACCACTACTCTGTTGAGAAGACTTCCCGGATACGAAGATGCCAGAATTCTTGGAAGAATAAAAATAGGAAATAACTGTACAATTGGTCTCAATGCTGTAATCATGCAGGATGTACAGATTGGTAACAACTGTATTCTGGGAGCTAATTCTGTGCTTTCACAGTCTATGCCAGATAATACGGTGTTTATTGGAAATCCGGCCCAATTCTTGTGTACCATTGAAGACTATGGTGATATTGTTCTTAAAAACAACCCGGAATATCCCCGTGAGTTGGAAAAAGACAGGAAAAAACTGGATGCCTATATCAAAGAAAATCTTCCTCATAAGTATAAAAAAGCAAGAAAAATTAAATAA
- a CDS encoding acyltransferase family protein, with amino-acid sequence MKISQITFTRFVAAMAIVISHFNKDLFLYKIDYISNLFLRANVGVSYFFILSGFIMIIAYHKKDKIDYLEFYKNRFARIYPLYMLGLLLYFMTRYELFDWYKLVLYGLGIQSWIPGEAMILNFPGWSISVEFFFYLLFPFLYNYFYAKKNKMIWVFAIGLWLITQVFSNLYPVYGAYEGPHTKSHEFLYYFPFWHLNEFLIGNLAGIFFVRNYKQKNYDRQVIAVFLLILVSLMFVPLFYHNGLMALLFVPAILLISANNGRVSKLFSLKPLEYLGEISYGIYITHIPVLYLVREFLKWKEYTFSIDIVFVIYIIVMLLSSAIFYQFIEKPMRDLLRKIHFTKQ; translated from the coding sequence GTGAAGATAAGTCAGATTACATTTACCAGGTTTGTTGCCGCTATGGCAATTGTCATTTCCCATTTCAATAAAGATCTGTTTTTATATAAGATAGATTATATTTCCAATCTTTTTTTGAGAGCGAATGTAGGGGTAAGCTATTTCTTTATTCTTTCAGGGTTTATCATGATTATTGCCTACCATAAGAAGGATAAGATTGATTATCTGGAGTTTTACAAAAACAGGTTTGCCAGAATCTATCCGCTCTATATGCTTGGACTTCTGCTGTATTTCATGACGAGATATGAACTGTTTGACTGGTATAAGCTGGTTTTATATGGATTGGGTATTCAGAGCTGGATACCGGGAGAAGCCATGATTCTGAATTTTCCGGGATGGTCTATCTCTGTAGAGTTTTTCTTTTACCTGCTTTTTCCGTTTTTATATAATTATTTTTACGCAAAGAAAAATAAAATGATTTGGGTATTTGCCATTGGACTCTGGCTGATTACTCAGGTGTTTTCTAATCTGTATCCGGTATATGGAGCGTATGAAGGGCCACACACGAAAAGTCATGAGTTTCTTTATTATTTTCCTTTCTGGCATCTTAATGAATTTCTGATCGGGAATCTGGCAGGAATATTTTTTGTAAGAAATTACAAGCAAAAAAATTACGACCGTCAGGTGATCGCAGTCTTTTTACTGATCCTTGTGTCTCTGATGTTTGTTCCGCTTTTTTATCACAACGGGTTGATGGCTTTACTTTTTGTACCTGCAATTCTTCTGATTTCGGCTAATAACGGAAGAGTAAGTAAGCTCTTTTCATTGAAACCGCTGGAATATCTTGGAGAAATAAGTTATGGTATATACATCACTCATATTCCCGTTCTTTATCTTGTAAGGGAGTTTTTAAAATGGAAGGAATATACGTTCAGTATTGATATTGTATTTGTGATTTACATTATTGTTATGCTGCTCAGTTCTGCAATTTTTTATCAGTTTATTGAAAAACCAATGCGTGATCTTTTAAGAAAGATACATTTTACCAAACAATAA
- a CDS encoding glycosyltransferase family 2 protein — translation MKISVIIPVYNAEKYVSQAVDSALQFEEVYEVVLVEDKSPDNALQVCRELAEKYDRVKLFQHPDKGNHGAGASRNLGLEKAEGDFIAFLDADDYYLPNRFDAEKELFPNIDVDGVYGAIGVHYYSEKAKEQYYKVFGDRLTTVYKKHPPRDVFPGQLNMIGTFGLFSIDALTIRKSSLKNMEYFFKTHLKLHQDTEFLFRLSYYLNLYPGILDKAVAVRGVHENNRITKIDSREVKPASTRVVLWKEVNHWAENENTIPNDVKIHIKRVYRSFQIANAPLLKKWGMITKYLFTDYKSIRSGLYNINFRNDLF, via the coding sequence ATGAAAATTTCAGTAATTATTCCCGTTTACAATGCCGAAAAATATGTTTCGCAGGCTGTAGATTCCGCTCTTCAGTTCGAAGAGGTGTATGAAGTGGTATTGGTAGAAGACAAGTCTCCGGACAATGCATTGCAGGTTTGTAGGGAACTTGCTGAAAAATATGATAGGGTAAAGCTTTTTCAGCATCCTGATAAAGGCAATCATGGAGCAGGTGCCAGCAGAAATTTAGGGTTGGAAAAAGCGGAAGGAGATTTTATTGCTTTCCTGGATGCAGATGATTACTACCTTCCCAACCGTTTTGATGCAGAAAAAGAACTGTTTCCCAATATAGATGTAGATGGAGTTTATGGTGCCATCGGGGTTCATTATTATTCTGAGAAAGCAAAAGAACAATATTATAAGGTCTTTGGAGACCGCCTGACTACAGTTTACAAGAAACATCCTCCGAGAGATGTATTTCCGGGACAGCTTAACATGATAGGAACTTTCGGACTTTTCAGCATTGATGCATTGACTATCCGTAAAAGTTCTTTGAAAAACATGGAGTATTTCTTTAAAACACATTTAAAGCTTCATCAGGACACTGAATTTCTATTCAGACTCTCCTACTATCTGAATTTATATCCGGGAATTCTTGATAAGGCAGTAGCCGTAAGAGGAGTTCACGAGAACAACAGAATTACCAAAATAGACTCCAGAGAAGTTAAGCCGGCCTCAACAAGAGTTGTTCTGTGGAAAGAAGTTAACCATTGGGCAGAGAATGAAAATACCATCCCCAATGATGTTAAAATTCATATCAAAAGAGTATACAGGAGTTTCCAAATCGCCAATGCTCCTCTACTCAAAAAATGGGGAATGATTACAAAGTATTTGTTTACAGACTATAAAAGTATCCGTTCAGGGCTGTATAATATTAATTTTAGAAACGATTTGTTCTAA
- a CDS encoding acyltransferase gives MLYEIIAKIQRKSQISLLKKHPYVSFKGIKLGISDHFILHENIKKVTIGHGVSFRNYVHVLVQQNATLEIGNNFFMNNFCSINCLDSISIGDNTLFGENVKLYDHNHAYQIHPDFKLSHAEFTTAPIRIGSNCWLGSNVTVLKGVTIGDDCIIGAGCTIYKDVPSNTTVINHQELIFKEH, from the coding sequence ATGCTTTATGAAATTATAGCAAAAATTCAACGAAAAAGCCAGATTTCTCTTCTCAAAAAACACCCTTATGTTTCTTTCAAGGGGATAAAACTTGGGATCAGTGATCATTTTATTCTGCATGAAAATATAAAGAAAGTGACGATTGGCCACGGGGTCAGTTTCAGAAATTATGTACATGTTCTTGTACAACAGAATGCCACTTTAGAAATCGGAAACAATTTTTTCATGAATAACTTCTGTTCCATCAATTGTCTGGACAGTATTTCAATAGGTGACAATACATTATTCGGAGAAAATGTAAAACTGTATGATCACAACCATGCGTATCAGATTCATCCGGATTTTAAACTGTCTCACGCTGAGTTTACCACAGCTCCCATCAGAATCGGAAGCAATTGCTGGCTCGGAAGTAATGTTACCGTTCTAAAAGGAGTTACTATCGGGGACGACTGTATTATTGGGGCAGGATGTACCATTTACAAAGATGTGCCTTCCAATACAACCGTAATCAATCATCAGGAATTAATATTTAAGGAACATTAA
- a CDS encoding SDR family NAD(P)-dependent oxidoreductase, with amino-acid sequence MDAFSLKNKIVLITGASSGIGRSCSVECSKSGADLILVGRNQEELMKTVALLNPETKFEIIAEDITQSENLEAVIADKVSVLGKISGFIHCAGIEKTLPLKKHNPQLYQDIFAVNVIAGLEIAKILSLKKYKEETSSFVFISSVAGMVGEAGKAAYSASKGAVISGARSLAMELSRSNIRVNSISPAMVNTPILEKMFEDIGEEASSEIIKKHPLGIGDPKDVANACIFLLSDASRWVTGTNLVIDGGYSAQ; translated from the coding sequence ATGGATGCTTTCTCATTAAAAAATAAAATTGTTCTCATTACAGGCGCTTCTTCCGGAATAGGGAGAAGCTGTTCTGTAGAATGCAGCAAAAGCGGCGCAGATTTGATTCTTGTGGGAAGAAACCAGGAAGAACTGATGAAAACCGTTGCTCTGCTGAATCCTGAAACCAAATTTGAGATCATTGCCGAAGATATTACCCAATCTGAAAACCTTGAAGCTGTCATTGCAGATAAAGTTTCAGTTTTAGGCAAGATTTCAGGATTCATACACTGTGCCGGTATCGAGAAAACATTACCGTTAAAAAAGCACAATCCTCAGTTGTACCAGGATATATTTGCAGTGAATGTCATTGCCGGACTTGAAATTGCCAAAATCCTTTCTCTAAAAAAGTATAAAGAAGAGACGTCCAGTTTTGTATTTATTTCTTCTGTTGCAGGAATGGTAGGGGAGGCTGGAAAAGCGGCTTATTCTGCCAGTAAAGGGGCTGTCATTTCAGGTGCCCGTTCATTGGCAATGGAACTTTCCAGAAGTAATATCCGTGTCAACAGCATAAGCCCTGCCATGGTGAATACCCCGATTCTGGAAAAAATGTTTGAAGATATTGGTGAAGAAGCTTCATCAGAAATCATAAAAAAGCATCCGCTGGGAATAGGTGACCCTAAAGATGTAGCGAATGCTTGTATTTTTCTATTGTCCGACGCCTCAAGATGGGTTACAGGAACCAATCTTGTCATTGATGGAGGATATTCTGCACAGTAA
- a CDS encoding phosphopantetheine-binding protein — MKTSVFLEKLQEELEEDETLTTETNLKSLESYDSISLLSVIAFVDENFSKKIDTKHFKDIETVSDLMNVIGKENFED, encoded by the coding sequence ATGAAGACATCCGTTTTTTTAGAAAAACTACAAGAAGAATTGGAGGAAGATGAAACATTGACCACTGAAACGAATTTAAAATCTTTGGAAAGCTATGACTCTATCAGTTTACTTTCTGTTATTGCATTTGTAGACGAAAATTTCAGCAAAAAAATTGATACCAAGCATTTTAAAGATATCGAAACCGTTTCTGATCTGATGAATGTTATAGGAAAAGAAAATTTTGAAGATTAA
- a CDS encoding serine O-acetyltransferase, whose amino-acid sequence MADYSIIQKDFYRESGKWLSTFQIWKKCINPNLHFVYILRKAQKYQKSPLLNTFWRIVLRHYQIKYGFQIYPETQIGEGFYLGHWGSLVINPKTVIGKNCNIAQGVTIGQQNRGKNEGFPIIGDEVWIGTNAVIVGAVTIGNNVLIVPNSYVNFDVPSNSVVIGNPAKIIPTPNATMDYINRKV is encoded by the coding sequence ATGGCTGATTATTCTATCATTCAAAAAGACTTTTACCGGGAAAGCGGAAAGTGGCTTTCAACATTTCAGATCTGGAAAAAGTGTATTAATCCTAATCTTCATTTTGTTTACATTCTGAGAAAGGCTCAGAAGTATCAGAAAAGCCCTCTTTTGAATACGTTCTGGAGAATTGTATTAAGGCATTATCAGATCAAATACGGATTTCAGATTTATCCTGAAACTCAGATTGGAGAAGGTTTTTATCTGGGCCATTGGGGAAGTCTTGTCATCAATCCGAAAACAGTCATTGGCAAGAACTGCAATATCGCACAAGGAGTCACTATCGGCCAGCAAAACCGTGGAAAGAATGAAGGTTTTCCAATTATTGGTGATGAAGTCTGGATAGGCACCAATGCCGTTATTGTAGGCGCTGTCACTATCGGAAATAATGTATTGATAGTTCCTAATTCTTATGTCAATTTTGATGTTCCATCCAATTCTGTTGTCATAGGAAACCCGGCAAAAATCATCCCTACCCCTAATGCTACAATGGATTATATCAACCGTAAAGTATAG
- a CDS encoding 3-oxoacyl-ACP synthase III family protein: MMKISKIEYYLPQQVLTNEGLEKLFPEWSSERIKEKVGISQRHISSDNETVLDMAVQSSEKIFENYDRNKIDFILFCTQSPEYFLPTTACILQDRLRLRKNIGAIDFNLGCSGFVYGLAFAKGLIAAGVAKSILLVTSETYTKHIHPDDKGNRSIFGDASASAIIEKAEGNDYQFCLGTDGSGAENLIVKKGAFKKDFELNPEHEFSPENIYMNGPEIFNFTIENIPGLVKETLEVNGMTMDDIDHFVFHQANSFMLNYLRKKTKIPAEKFYIDMENTGNTVSATIPIALKNMMDKGMLKEGDKVLMAGFGVGYSWGATIMEI, translated from the coding sequence ATGATGAAAATTTCAAAAATAGAATATTATCTGCCTCAGCAGGTGTTAACTAACGAGGGGCTTGAAAAATTGTTCCCCGAATGGAGTTCAGAACGCATCAAGGAGAAAGTAGGTATTTCTCAACGTCATATTTCTTCAGACAACGAAACGGTGCTGGATATGGCTGTACAATCTTCCGAAAAAATTTTCGAAAACTATGACAGGAACAAAATAGATTTTATTTTGTTCTGTACCCAGAGTCCGGAGTATTTTCTGCCTACAACGGCCTGTATTTTGCAGGACAGATTGAGGCTTAGGAAAAATATCGGAGCTATAGATTTTAATCTTGGCTGCTCAGGGTTTGTGTATGGATTAGCGTTTGCGAAAGGTTTGATTGCTGCTGGAGTTGCAAAGAGTATTCTTTTGGTGACTTCAGAAACGTACACCAAACATATTCATCCTGATGATAAAGGAAACCGAAGCATATTCGGGGATGCTTCAGCCTCAGCAATTATTGAAAAAGCAGAGGGGAATGACTATCAATTCTGTCTGGGTACAGACGGGAGCGGTGCTGAAAACCTTATCGTGAAGAAAGGAGCTTTTAAAAAAGACTTTGAACTGAATCCTGAGCATGAATTCAGCCCGGAAAATATTTATATGAATGGTCCTGAAATTTTTAATTTTACAATTGAAAATATCCCGGGATTGGTAAAAGAAACCCTTGAAGTGAACGGAATGACCATGGATGATATTGATCATTTTGTTTTTCACCAGGCTAATTCTTTTATGCTGAATTATTTAAGAAAGAAAACAAAAATACCGGCTGAAAAGTTCTATATTGATATGGAAAATACCGGAAACACTGTTTCTGCAACTATTCCTATTGCCCTTAAAAATATGATGGATAAAGGAATGCTGAAGGAAGGAGATAAAGTTTTAATGGCAGGCTTTGGAGTAGGTTATTCATGGGGAGCCACCATTATGGAAATTTAA
- a CDS encoding glycosyltransferase, which translates to MKKKKLLIRIGSLRHGGAEKVLINFLKNLPPDKYEVDLLVNLYSGLYIKEVPSWVTLYYLTKGEMITTNRPQDIPVKAYRVLYQKMFLWFPSLLYKFVLKNKKYDVEIAAIHAMHQEILSSPQKDSKKIIWVQNDIFNLKEYTPEVIRQFFRFDRILVISNKLQEGMHNLAKNEAEKASVIKIFNPIDRNDTLRKADVEINDYPFNSDLPTFVTVGTVYPQKGYDRLLNVHKKLIDEGLKHQLLIIGDGYDFDKTQDQLNALGLQDTAKMLGFSSNPYPYMKKADFYIMSSRHEGFPTIIAEALILNKPISATDISGIRDLLQDGKLGNITANSEEGIYEGMKKFLTDKNITEEYKKQISATELPFVLEKSVEHLQKIIDEV; encoded by the coding sequence TTGAAAAAGAAAAAACTCCTCATTCGTATAGGTTCATTACGTCATGGCGGTGCAGAAAAAGTATTAATCAACTTTCTGAAAAATCTTCCTCCCGATAAATATGAAGTAGACCTGCTGGTCAACCTCTATTCGGGATTATATATTAAAGAAGTTCCGTCATGGGTTACTTTATACTATCTGACAAAAGGAGAAATGATAACGACCAACAGACCGCAGGATATTCCTGTGAAAGCTTACAGGGTTCTTTATCAGAAAATGTTTCTTTGGTTCCCTTCTCTTCTTTATAAATTTGTTTTAAAAAATAAAAAATATGATGTAGAGATTGCAGCCATTCATGCCATGCATCAGGAAATACTGTCCAGCCCTCAAAAGGATTCCAAAAAGATTATCTGGGTACAGAATGATATCTTCAATCTGAAAGAATACACTCCGGAAGTCATCAGACAATTTTTCAGATTTGACAGAATTCTTGTGATTTCCAACAAGCTGCAGGAAGGAATGCATAATCTGGCTAAAAACGAGGCGGAAAAGGCTTCTGTAATTAAGATTTTTAATCCAATTGATAGGAATGATACCTTAAGAAAGGCAGATGTTGAAATCAATGATTATCCTTTCAACAGTGATCTTCCTACTTTTGTAACGGTAGGAACCGTGTATCCTCAGAAAGGGTATGACCGATTGTTGAATGTTCATAAAAAACTGATCGATGAAGGGTTGAAACATCAGCTTCTGATCATTGGTGACGGTTATGATTTTGATAAAACCCAGGATCAGCTCAATGCACTGGGGCTTCAGGATACGGCAAAAATGCTGGGTTTCAGCAGTAATCCGTACCCGTATATGAAAAAGGCGGATTTCTATATTATGTCATCCAGACATGAGGGCTTCCCTACAATCATTGCCGAAGCTCTTATTCTCAACAAACCTATTTCTGCAACGGATATTTCCGGTATCAGAGACCTTCTGCAGGACGGAAAACTGGGCAATATTACTGCAAATTCCGAAGAAGGAATATACGAAGGAATGAAAAAGTTTCTTACCGATAAAAATATCACTGAAGAATACAAAAAACAGATCTCAGCAACAGAACTGCCGTTTGTACTGGAAAAATCTGTAGAACATCTTCAGAAAATAATTGATGAAGTATAA
- a CDS encoding phosphoethanolamine transferase has protein sequence MAISILESNPDEAMSMSYMFILPGILFFIFLGMVLYSVNYLKKNVVKIDAKFIIIALLWLILPFGYHLKHTYVSNKGGGRMIKNVYYHLSDFNTALNIQRDINEIKKNIPVFNIKKIQPGIENVILIIGESERKQNMSLYGYHQKTTPYTDQQAQNMMIFDNAVSPAGITNLSVPLMLSSIHPDEFRYNYDKLSYNIINLANQIGYNSFWLSTQASARGITAIASMSKNKKWVNGYDEVIVPELEKVIQKKEDKFVVLHIMGSHPNPCNRLPPNWNSENLNCYDSSIKYTDYVFNNIFRTLKNTNSVVIYASDHGLKIQGDKLLHIDSKESTQVPFFVWYGDKVPATYRITGHETKQTQTTYIYPLIMKYMGLEAPQHYKNEGNKYLNLEMKSMEYEKLPE, from the coding sequence ATGGCGATCAGTATTCTTGAGTCTAATCCTGATGAGGCAATGAGCATGTCTTATATGTTTATTCTTCCGGGCATTTTGTTTTTCATTTTTCTGGGAATGGTACTGTACTCTGTGAATTACCTTAAAAAAAATGTAGTCAAGATTGATGCTAAATTTATCATTATTGCTTTACTGTGGCTTATTTTGCCATTCGGATACCATCTTAAACATACCTATGTAAGCAATAAAGGAGGAGGCAGGATGATCAAGAATGTTTATTATCATTTATCCGATTTCAATACCGCTTTGAATATACAAAGGGACATTAACGAAATAAAAAAGAATATTCCGGTTTTCAACATCAAAAAAATACAACCGGGAATAGAAAATGTAATTCTGATCATCGGAGAGTCTGAAAGAAAGCAAAATATGTCGCTGTACGGTTATCATCAAAAAACAACTCCTTATACGGATCAGCAGGCTCAAAATATGATGATTTTTGACAATGCTGTTTCTCCTGCGGGAATTACCAACCTGAGCGTCCCTTTAATGCTGTCCAGTATTCATCCGGATGAATTCAGATATAATTATGACAAGCTATCCTACAATATCATCAATCTGGCCAACCAAATCGGATACAACTCATTCTGGCTCAGCACACAGGCGAGCGCAAGAGGAATAACAGCTATCGCTTCGATGTCTAAAAATAAGAAATGGGTAAATGGTTATGATGAAGTGATTGTTCCGGAACTGGAGAAGGTCATTCAGAAAAAAGAGGATAAATTTGTGGTTCTCCACATCATGGGAAGCCATCCAAATCCATGTAACAGGCTTCCCCCCAATTGGAATTCCGAGAACTTAAACTGTTATGACAGCTCTATAAAATACACAGATTATGTCTTTAATAATATTTTCCGAACGTTGAAAAACACCAATTCTGTAGTCATCTATGCTTCAGATCATGGACTTAAAATACAGGGTGATAAATTATTGCACATAGACTCTAAAGAATCTACCCAGGTTCCGTTTTTTGTATGGTATGGAGATAAGGTTCCTGCAACGTATAGAATTACCGGACATGAAACCAAGCAGACCCAAACAACTTACATCTATCCTCTGATTATGAAATATATGGGTCTTGAGGCTCCGCAGCATTATAAAAATGAAGGAAATAAATACTTAAACTTAGAGATGAAAAGTATGGAATATGAAAAGCTGCCGGAGTAG
- a CDS encoding glycosyltransferase family 2 protein produces MKFSILIAHYNNAHFFKDCFESILQQTYTDWEAIILDDASSESEKKMIREMISGDKRFKFFENEKNSGVGVTKSKLIELAEGEICGFLDPDDAINPTAIQKCMEIFQTKKNTVLTYSRFMTCDQNLKPISPFRSAMQVPNGDPYFFNFPIQIAHFVTFRKAVYEQTEKMNPDLKIGEDQDLYLKMYEKGKVQFINDTNYLYRTHQGGISQNENKKKSHEYFAQVIFNTMKRRGLTTINGQKIPDHYTGADEIFGLLQYQHKFPFRIKKKIKITLQSIFG; encoded by the coding sequence ATGAAGTTTTCTATTCTTATAGCCCATTATAATAATGCTCATTTTTTCAAAGACTGTTTTGAAAGCATACTTCAGCAGACGTATACAGACTGGGAAGCCATCATTCTGGATGACGCCTCTTCTGAAAGCGAAAAGAAAATGATCCGGGAAATGATTTCAGGTGATAAAAGGTTTAAATTTTTTGAAAATGAAAAAAATTCCGGTGTAGGCGTTACGAAAAGTAAACTGATTGAGCTCGCTGAAGGGGAAATCTGTGGATTTTTAGATCCTGATGATGCTATCAACCCTACAGCTATTCAAAAATGTATGGAGATTTTTCAGACTAAAAAAAATACAGTCCTTACCTATTCAAGGTTTATGACGTGTGACCAGAATCTGAAACCTATTTCTCCGTTCAGATCTGCAATGCAGGTCCCGAATGGTGATCCTTATTTTTTTAATTTCCCGATTCAGATTGCTCATTTTGTAACTTTCAGAAAAGCAGTGTATGAACAGACTGAAAAAATGAATCCGGATTTGAAAATCGGTGAAGACCAGGATCTGTATCTTAAAATGTATGAAAAGGGAAAAGTTCAGTTCATTAATGACACTAACTATCTCTACAGAACTCACCAGGGCGGAATTTCCCAGAATGAGAATAAAAAGAAATCCCATGAGTATTTCGCGCAGGTGATTTTCAACACAATGAAGCGCAGAGGACTTACCACCATCAATGGACAGAAAATCCCGGATCATTATACAGGTGCGGATGAAATATTCGGTCTGTTACAATATCAGCACAAGTTTCCTTTCCGTATCAAGAAAAAAATAAAAATTACTTTACAATCAATCTTCGGATAA
- a CDS encoding glycosyltransferase yields MIEKKIKILFRHRSMEMGGVEKVLLGLLNNLNPDKFEMTVCLTLNQGKLRDELPKHIRKIYLTDGKEDFSDNSLLQKLQLAKRRLKLRKLKNNPAIADRLINDTFDIEIGMDYRDYDAILSSTHKNSKKIGWFHSEINVPKFQPLVPDILKSFPQFDHMVYCSHKIKDMMHQYYPDLNYPAESVIINPIPIEEIKRKAEEKIDNFPEGPVFASIGRLHSRKGYHKLIEAHTRLINEGFHHSIIVIGDGDEMKNLKAQVAKNNVENTFILAGNQMNPYPYIKKADYFILPSESEAWPLVIAEALILQKPIIATNVGDVGLMIKDRETGYLISYEVDEMYSAMKTFFTDPSLVLHIRENLKNIESQFDNKKIFDSVENIIETLYKK; encoded by the coding sequence ATGATAGAAAAAAAAATAAAAATTTTGTTCAGACACCGCTCCATGGAAATGGGAGGCGTAGAAAAAGTACTGTTGGGACTTCTCAACAATCTGAATCCTGACAAATTTGAAATGACGGTATGCCTTACTCTTAACCAGGGTAAGCTGCGTGATGAGCTTCCGAAACATATCAGAAAAATATACCTTACTGATGGAAAAGAGGATTTTTCAGACAATTCTCTGCTTCAAAAACTTCAGCTTGCCAAGAGAAGGTTAAAGCTTCGTAAACTGAAAAACAACCCAGCTATTGCTGACAGGCTTATCAATGATACCTTTGATATAGAAATAGGGATGGATTACAGGGATTATGATGCTATCCTGAGTTCTACCCATAAAAATTCAAAAAAAATCGGATGGTTTCATTCTGAAATCAATGTTCCAAAATTTCAGCCTTTGGTGCCTGATATTTTAAAGAGCTTCCCGCAGTTTGATCATATGGTGTACTGCTCTCACAAAATAAAGGATATGATGCATCAGTATTATCCAGATCTCAATTATCCCGCTGAAAGTGTTATTATCAATCCTATTCCTATCGAAGAAATAAAGCGAAAGGCTGAAGAAAAGATTGACAACTTCCCTGAAGGACCTGTTTTTGCGTCTATCGGGAGACTTCATTCAAGAAAAGGATATCATAAACTTATTGAAGCCCATACAAGGCTTATCAACGAAGGATTTCATCACAGCATCATTGTCATTGGAGATGGTGATGAAATGAAGAACCTTAAAGCTCAGGTCGCAAAAAACAATGTTGAAAATACATTTATTCTGGCCGGAAATCAGATGAACCCTTATCCGTACATCAAGAAAGCAGATTACTTCATTCTTCCTTCCGAATCTGAAGCATGGCCTCTGGTAATTGCTGAAGCATTAATCCTTCAGAAGCCTATTATTGCAACGAATGTAGGTGATGTAGGGTTGATGATCAAAGACCGGGAAACGGGATACCTTATCAGTTATGAGGTTGATGAAATGTATTCGGCAATGAAGACATTCTTTACCGATCCCAGCCTTGTTCTCCATATCAGAGAAAATCTTAAAAATATTGAAAGTCAGTTCGACAATAAGAAAATATTTGACAGCGTAGAAAATATTATAGAAACGCTGTACAAAAAATAA